In one Nicotiana tomentosiformis chromosome 6, ASM39032v3, whole genome shotgun sequence genomic region, the following are encoded:
- the LOC117276403 gene encoding uncharacterized protein yields MGTDVVVQTVPAGVIGHGTGLIQDTNGNEQQEVTPVDQRGRSGKVDDIEIGQLSSDQQKPVSKLPRDIPAATTLVTIYQVVGSALQNHYIAQNAPGVQTINDRVIGTTQLKEITENSNTTRMGMRRHGEKGDEKTRREGR; encoded by the exons ATGGGGACTGATGTTGTTGTTCAGACTGTCCCAGCTGGTGTTATTGGTCATGGTACAGGTTTGATTCAAGATACTAATGGTAATGAACAACAAGAGGTTACACCGGTTGATCAAAGAGGTAGGAGTGGTAAGGTTGATGATATAGAAATTGGGCAACTGAGTAGTGATCAACAGAAACCTGTTTCTAAACTCCCTCGTGACATTCCAGCTGCTACTACTTTAGTGACGATTTACCAGGTTGTTGGTTCTGCTCTACAAAATCATTATATTGCACAAAATGCTCCTGGGGTTCAAACGATTAATGATCGAG TAATAGGAACAACTCAGTTAAAGGAAATTACAGAGAACTCAAACACCACAAGAATGGGGATGAGAAGACACGGAGAGAAGGGAGATGAGAAGACACGGAGAGAAGGGAGATGA